Proteins from a single region of Flavobacterium sp. YJ01:
- a CDS encoding sugar O-acetyltransferase: MKNDTEFDDLEFKKMMSGEIYDMKDCLIQHYLTKASMLLEEIDSVPRASSKIREIKLRSLFGSAGSDLSIKPGFNCDMGFNIHVGNNFLTNYNVTILDMARVEIGDNCMIGPNTGIFAVSHPLTSFDRITMQGISKPVKIGNNVWIGGNSVILMGVSIGNNVIIGAGSVVNKDIPDNAVVAGNPAKIVKFTV, from the coding sequence ATGAAAAACGACACCGAATTTGATGATCTAGAATTTAAAAAAATGATGAGCGGCGAGATTTACGATATGAAGGACTGCTTAATTCAGCATTATCTAACTAAGGCATCAATGCTTTTGGAGGAGATAGATTCTGTTCCACGAGCCTCAAGTAAAATTAGAGAAATAAAACTCAGAAGTCTTTTTGGTTCTGCTGGATCTGATTTATCTATTAAACCGGGATTTAATTGTGATATGGGATTTAATATACATGTTGGAAATAATTTTCTTACTAATTATAATGTTACAATTTTAGATATGGCCAGAGTTGAAATCGGCGATAACTGCATGATAGGTCCTAATACAGGTATTTTTGCAGTTTCTCATCCTTTGACTTCTTTTGATAGAATTACAATGCAAGGGATTTCAAAACCAGTTAAAATTGGTAATAATGTTTGGATTGGAGGAAACTCAGTTATCTTAATGGGCGTCAGTATTGGAAATAATGTTATTATTGGAGCTGGTTCAGTCGTAAACAAAGACATTCCAGATAACGCCGTTGTTGCAGGTAATCCTGCTAAAATTGTAAAATTTACAGTTTAG
- a CDS encoding site-specific integrase, whose product MLENSFGLIFFLKVPRHESKIRTVYFRITVDGIPKEASTRRQWDLERWNQKTERAVGTKEDAKSLNFFLDSLTSKIHDIKTEILYSGKPITSQKIMDHVMGRITPRVKVLEEFQKHNDELEALVGNGYTGATLERFNITKNHVSNFIKFKYNADDFEFADLDLEFVKDLEFYLRSVRKCSNNTTLKYIANFKKIVIRALDKEIIEKDPFKSFKGKKTKIVKKPISAKELAELEAHQFSIERLSTVRDIFVFQCYTGLAYIDAYQLTSADIKDGVDGKPWIISERQKTNSTAKIPLLPHAARILEKYKDHPLCIKRGTLLPVYSNQKMNGYLKEIAVLCGFPFPLNTHMARRTFGSTVTLNNNVPINVVKELLGHSSVKQTEAYAITEQTTIGREMSILNQKLTQHTNEISQEDLTTLEKLEKEIQLIKSKYKNASLYH is encoded by the coding sequence ATGCTAGAGAACAGCTTTGGGTTAATTTTCTTCTTGAAAGTTCCCCGACATGAGAGTAAAATTAGAACCGTTTATTTCAGGATTACCGTTGACGGCATTCCTAAAGAAGCATCTACAAGACGCCAATGGGATCTGGAGCGATGGAACCAGAAAACTGAAAGAGCCGTCGGCACAAAAGAAGACGCAAAGTCACTTAATTTTTTTCTTGACTCGCTCACCTCAAAAATCCACGATATTAAAACAGAGATACTCTACAGCGGAAAACCAATAACGTCTCAAAAAATCATGGACCACGTGATGGGAAGAATAACGCCGAGAGTAAAAGTGCTTGAAGAATTTCAGAAACATAATGATGAATTGGAGGCGTTGGTTGGCAATGGTTACACGGGCGCAACCTTGGAAAGGTTTAACATAACCAAAAACCACGTGTCCAATTTTATAAAATTCAAGTATAATGCTGATGATTTTGAATTTGCAGATCTAGATCTTGAATTTGTAAAAGATTTAGAGTTTTACCTGCGGTCTGTCCGCAAATGCAGCAATAATACAACCCTTAAATACATTGCCAACTTCAAAAAAATTGTCATTCGTGCACTTGATAAAGAAATTATTGAAAAAGACCCTTTTAAAAGCTTTAAAGGCAAAAAAACTAAAATTGTAAAAAAGCCTATCTCTGCAAAAGAATTGGCTGAATTGGAAGCCCATCAGTTTTCAATAGAAAGACTCAGTACAGTACGCGACATTTTTGTATTCCAATGCTACACAGGACTTGCATACATTGATGCCTACCAGCTCACAAGTGCTGATATAAAAGACGGAGTGGATGGAAAACCCTGGATCATCTCTGAGCGGCAGAAAACTAATTCAACTGCAAAGATTCCGCTACTGCCTCATGCTGCCAGAATTCTTGAAAAATATAAAGATCATCCTCTCTGCATCAAACGAGGGACTCTGCTGCCTGTTTATTCCAATCAGAAAATGAATGGCTACCTTAAAGAAATTGCCGTATTATGCGGTTTTCCTTTTCCACTTAATACCCATATGGCGCGCCGTACATTTGGAAGCACGGTAACCTTAAACAATAATGTCCCAATTAACGTGGTCAAAGAACTGCTCGGGCACTCCTCTGTTAAACAGACAGAAGCTTATGCCATAACAGAGCAGACAACTATAGGAAGAGAAATGTCCATACTAAATCAAAAACTCACTCAGCATACAAATGAGATTTCTCAAGAAGATTTAACCACTCTTGAGAAACTTGAAAAAGAAATTCAATTAATTAAAAGTAAATATAAAAATGCATCACTTTATCACTAA
- a CDS encoding site-specific integrase → MLESSFGLGFFLKRPKIESKEWIVYFRITVDGIRKESSTKRKWDSTRWDQRFERAVGSKEDAKSLNFFLDSLTLKINEIKTEMMYSGKLITAEKIMDEVLGRTAPKIKVLEEFQKHNDEMEALLGKGYAKGTLDRFTITKNHLTAFIKFKLKKHDLEFADLNLEFVKDFEFYLRTVRDCSNNTTLKYIANFKKIVIRAIDKELITKDPFKNFKGRKTKLVKKPLTAQELYELESHYFTTDRLNVVRDVFVFQCYTGLAYIDAYQLKKTDIKEGIDGNLWIMSERQKTNSSFNVPLLPQALKIVEKYKEHPLCIQRGTVLPVSSNQKMNEYLKEVAVLCGFPFTLNTHMARRTFGSTVTLNNNVPINVVKELLGHASVKQTEAYAITEQATIGREMSILNKKLNKNASKISKPDLAVLGRLEKEIQAIKKKYNITS, encoded by the coding sequence ATGTTGGAAAGCAGTTTTGGTTTGGGATTCTTTTTAAAAAGACCCAAAATAGAAAGTAAAGAATGGATTGTGTATTTCAGAATAACTGTTGACGGTATCCGTAAGGAAAGCTCAACCAAAAGAAAATGGGATAGTACACGATGGGATCAAAGGTTCGAAAGAGCGGTCGGCTCAAAGGAAGATGCAAAGTCGCTGAACTTCTTTTTGGATTCGCTGACTTTAAAAATCAATGAAATCAAAACCGAAATGATGTACAGCGGCAAACTCATAACCGCTGAGAAAATTATGGACGAGGTTCTCGGCAGGACAGCGCCGAAGATCAAGGTGCTCGAGGAATTTCAAAAGCATAATGATGAAATGGAGGCGCTTCTTGGAAAAGGCTATGCAAAAGGCACCCTTGACCGGTTTACCATTACTAAAAACCATTTGACTGCGTTTATAAAATTCAAGCTTAAAAAGCACGATCTTGAATTTGCGGATTTGAATCTTGAGTTTGTAAAGGATTTCGAGTTTTACCTTAGAACTGTACGCGACTGCAGCAACAACACCACCCTCAAATACATTGCAAATTTCAAAAAGATTGTAATCCGCGCCATTGATAAGGAGTTAATCACCAAGGACCCATTTAAGAACTTTAAGGGACGTAAAACGAAACTGGTAAAAAAACCACTCACCGCACAGGAATTGTACGAACTTGAAAGTCATTATTTCACAACTGACAGGCTCAACGTAGTAAGGGATGTATTTGTCTTCCAATGCTACACTGGCCTGGCTTACATAGACGCTTATCAATTAAAGAAAACGGATATCAAAGAAGGCATTGATGGAAATCTATGGATTATGTCCGAAAGGCAGAAAACAAACTCATCATTTAATGTCCCTCTTCTTCCCCAAGCACTGAAAATAGTTGAAAAATATAAAGAGCACCCGCTGTGTATCCAGCGCGGAACCGTGCTTCCTGTTTCATCCAACCAGAAAATGAATGAGTATCTAAAAGAGGTGGCAGTCTTGTGTGGCTTTCCTTTTACATTAAACACGCATATGGCCCGCCGTACATTTGGAAGCACTGTGACATTAAATAACAACGTCCCTATTAATGTAGTTAAAGAACTGCTGGGTCATGCATCGGTAAAACAGACTGAGGCATATGCTATAACTGAGCAGGCTACAATCGGTCGTGAAATGTCAATTCTGAATAAAAAGCTGAACAAAAACGCTTCCAAGATTTCAAAACCGGACTTAGCGGTTCTCGGAAGACTTGAAAAAGAAATCCAGGCAATTAAAAAGAAATACAACATAACTTCTTGA
- the traN gene encoding conjugative transposon protein TraN — MKNLETLIITFIFLAGFSVSAQYDAKAEFNNIQLSYTKTTSILFPYAVKSLDIGSRDVLVQKAKGVENILLLKAGKQNFPQTNLTVVTSDGNLYSFILNFDDLCPTLNVDARLRIGDDKSLLFSLENENQKEIKEYALFALSKKNKVSGLGSKNAEIEFKVDGIFIHQDVMYFRLVLGNDSRINYDVDQLRFFIRDQKKSKRTAAQEIEMTPLLCTGEFSRISDKSETTVVFAIAKFTIPEKKKFTMQVFEKNGGRHLELNIKNRHLVNLEILGNL, encoded by the coding sequence ATGAAAAATTTAGAGACACTAATTATCACATTTATTTTTCTGGCTGGTTTTTCAGTTTCTGCACAGTATGATGCTAAAGCCGAATTTAATAATATACAGCTTAGCTATACAAAAACCACCAGTATTTTATTTCCGTATGCAGTAAAAAGCCTTGATATCGGAAGCCGTGATGTTCTGGTACAGAAAGCAAAGGGAGTTGAAAATATCCTGCTTCTTAAAGCTGGCAAGCAGAATTTTCCACAGACTAACCTGACTGTTGTAACTTCCGACGGTAATCTTTACAGTTTCATTTTAAATTTTGATGATCTGTGTCCTACATTAAATGTGGATGCACGGTTACGAATTGGTGACGATAAATCGCTGCTGTTTTCCCTTGAGAACGAAAACCAGAAAGAAATAAAAGAATATGCCCTGTTTGCTCTATCCAAGAAAAATAAGGTAAGCGGACTGGGTTCAAAAAATGCAGAAATTGAGTTTAAGGTTGACGGCATTTTTATTCATCAGGACGTGATGTATTTCAGATTGGTTTTAGGGAATGATTCCAGAATTAATTACGATGTGGACCAACTTCGTTTTTTTATCCGAGACCAGAAAAAATCCAAAAGAACTGCAGCTCAGGAAATAGAAATGACACCGCTTTTATGCACCGGAGAATTTAGCAGGATTTCCGATAAATCTGAAACTACAGTAGTTTTTGCCATAGCTAAATTTACGATACCGGAAAAGAAGAAATTCACAATGCAGGTCTTTGAGAAAAATGGAGGCAGGCATCTGGAACTTAACATAAAAAACAGGCACCTGGTTAATCTTGAAATACTGGGTAACCTATAA
- the traM gene encoding conjugative transposon protein TraM, which produces MEHKTLSTREIKNRSMMLVLPLLVLPFITMLFWVLGGGKGTENPISGTEKKGFNMLLPNPKLKEDSSLDKMSYYDQASIDSIKLQEQKKKDPNYSVGAEDNDNLESKRFFDTDEVAWNDKQNGLKTDYLKPENEKKMYQKLEALQKAIAEPPKEYQSGQDMREFQYQKMPDGESAELKNLEQLMAVMSAPSEPDPELAQLGGMLENILDIQHPERVQEKLRQNSKLQKGKVFSVNRKAEEQNLSSLQTNKVNYEQSANSFYSLDGEINDEQNQNAVEAAVHETQTIVNGSIVKIRLASDVFINGVLIPKNSFVFGTASLKGERLEIKINTIKYQNSIFPVELSVFDIDGIKGIYIPGTINRDVAKASADRSMQSIGLAGVSDSWGAQAAGMGVEAAKSLLSRKVKLIKVAVKAGYKVLLYDEKEKNEQ; this is translated from the coding sequence ATGGAACATAAAACACTTTCAACCAGAGAGATAAAGAATCGCAGTATGATGCTGGTTCTTCCACTGCTTGTTCTTCCATTTATAACCATGCTGTTCTGGGTGCTTGGAGGAGGCAAAGGAACAGAAAATCCAATTTCAGGAACTGAAAAAAAAGGATTTAATATGCTGCTTCCAAATCCAAAACTAAAGGAAGATTCCAGTTTGGATAAAATGAGCTATTATGACCAGGCATCAATTGATTCTATAAAACTGCAGGAACAAAAAAAGAAAGATCCTAATTATTCGGTTGGTGCGGAAGATAATGATAATCTTGAATCAAAACGTTTTTTTGATACGGATGAGGTTGCATGGAATGATAAACAAAACGGACTGAAAACAGACTATCTAAAACCAGAGAATGAAAAGAAGATGTACCAGAAACTTGAAGCGCTCCAGAAAGCTATTGCGGAGCCTCCAAAAGAATATCAGAGCGGTCAGGATATGAGGGAATTTCAGTACCAGAAAATGCCTGACGGTGAATCAGCCGAGTTAAAAAATCTTGAACAGCTCATGGCAGTCATGAGTGCGCCTTCTGAGCCTGATCCTGAACTTGCCCAGCTTGGCGGCATGCTGGAAAATATTCTGGATATCCAGCACCCAGAACGTGTACAGGAGAAACTGCGTCAGAACTCAAAGCTTCAAAAAGGAAAAGTTTTTTCAGTGAACAGAAAAGCTGAAGAGCAAAACCTGAGCTCTCTTCAGACCAACAAAGTAAATTATGAGCAGTCAGCAAATTCATTTTATTCGCTTGATGGTGAAATCAACGATGAACAAAATCAGAACGCAGTTGAGGCAGCTGTTCATGAAACGCAGACGATTGTCAACGGTTCTATTGTAAAAATCAGACTTGCAAGTGACGTTTTTATCAATGGCGTACTAATTCCAAAAAACAGTTTCGTTTTTGGGACAGCGTCACTTAAGGGAGAAAGGCTTGAAATAAAGATCAATACCATAAAATACCAGAATTCCATTTTCCCGGTTGAACTATCCGTCTTTGATATAGACGGCATTAAAGGCATTTACATTCCTGGAACCATAAACAGGGATGTAGCAAAAGCATCCGCTGACAGGTCCATGCAGAGTATTGGACTGGCAGGAGTCAGTGATTCTTGGGGAGCTCAGGCGGCAGGAATGGGAGTGGAGGCAGCCAAATCACTTTTAAGCAGGAAAGTTAAGCTGATAAAAGTAGCAGTCAAGGCAGGTTACAAAGTGCTTCTCTACGATGAAAAAGAAAAGAATGAACAATAA
- the traK gene encoding conjugative transposon protein TraK, producing the protein MKNLDTAFRHVRGFTMLVVLACAAITCYALYKSFSSIALMEDKVYILANGKALEAFASDRKDNVPVEARDHVRTFHQFFFSLDPDDKVIKANVTKALYLADNSVKRIYDDLKENGYYSGIISGNISQTVIVDSVSFDINEYPYRFKCFARQNIIRTTSILNRNLITEGTLRNVSRSDNNPHGFLIERFNTLENKDLGTVNRKP; encoded by the coding sequence ATGAAAAATTTAGATACGGCTTTCCGCCATGTCAGGGGATTTACTATGCTGGTCGTTCTTGCTTGCGCTGCCATAACCTGTTATGCATTGTATAAAAGTTTCAGCTCTATTGCTTTAATGGAAGACAAGGTTTACATCCTGGCAAATGGAAAAGCGCTTGAGGCATTTGCATCAGACCGTAAGGATAATGTACCTGTTGAAGCAAGGGATCATGTCAGGACATTCCATCAGTTTTTCTTCAGCCTTGACCCAGATGATAAAGTAATTAAAGCCAATGTTACCAAGGCCCTGTATCTGGCTGATAATTCTGTCAAGCGCATATACGATGATTTAAAAGAAAACGGATATTATTCGGGAATTATATCAGGAAATATCAGCCAGACTGTTATTGTAGACAGCGTAAGCTTTGATATTAATGAATATCCCTACCGCTTTAAGTGCTTTGCCCGGCAGAACATCATAAGGACAACAAGCATATTGAACAGAAATCTGATTACGGAAGGAACGCTTCGAAATGTTTCAAGGAGCGATAATAATCCGCATGGTTTTCTGATTGAACGCTTCAATACTCTTGAGAACAAAGATCTTGGAACAGTAAACAGAAAGCCATGA
- a CDS encoding prolyl oligopeptidase family serine peptidase: protein MGHSFGGYETAYISGKTDIFAASVAGAAPIDLNSFYHAINWRTGKPHMIKFNIGQFRLGVSAYEMPLTYLNNSPLNNVENINKPLLFWSGKNDQQVDWHQSIELYLAMHRLEKNNIMLLYPEEEHSFSDPYNQKDLSIRILQWFNHFLKNEKAFEWIENRG from the coding sequence ATGGGACATTCTTTTGGAGGCTATGAGACTGCATACATTTCAGGTAAGACTGATATATTTGCAGCTTCGGTTGCTGGTGCTGCCCCGATAGATCTGAACAGTTTCTACCATGCGATTAACTGGCGTACCGGAAAACCCCATATGATAAAGTTTAATATTGGACAGTTTAGATTAGGAGTTTCTGCTTATGAAATGCCTCTTACTTATTTAAATAATTCGCCGCTGAACAATGTAGAAAACATCAACAAACCGCTTCTTTTTTGGAGTGGAAAAAATGACCAGCAGGTTGACTGGCATCAAAGTATTGAACTTTATCTTGCAATGCATCGTCTTGAGAAAAACAATATAATGCTCCTTTATCCAGAAGAAGAACATTCATTTTCGGATCCATACAACCAAAAGGATCTTTCAATTAGAATACTGCAGTGGTTCAATCACTTTCTTAAAAATGAAAAGGCGTTTGAATGGATTGAAAATCGTGGATAA
- a CDS encoding MauE/DoxX family redox-associated membrane protein, whose protein sequence is MENSRINNNIVSIVSFLFILLFVYAAVNKLFEFETFRVQLAQSPLISVFAAWVSILVPLIELLISLMLLFPKSRFAGLYAALCLMTMFTAYIFIVLHFSSFVPCSCGGILEKMSWNVHLVFNFFFIILALTGLRFYDDYQTRINSNITKASKLKRAGLIMFFSISVVIVLFLSSEEIIHKNNPFIRRYIKKTIKAVYNKDLKFNSYYFAGVSGSKIYLGNLTDPFGVLSIDTLQNMSAEHRIKFIDDGEPFRKIFAKVKPPYFYLIDGTVPIVYKGNIKDWKVTGKIKDIPRFTAAEPIDSVSLFLRNNTGPNSGHQLGIYSESFKPNTKYFPALLQKQIDGIFDTDGMLLYNNDLHEMIYVYYYRNEFIISDKKGNFKRRHTIDTISRAMIKVSDLKEHTERRLSSPPFFVNALSATIKNLLFIHSKVPGRYEDDQIWKRASVVDVYDINKGIYLLSFPLFTENNQKIKDMRATNTHLYILSGNNLDIYSFRGILKEQLKE, encoded by the coding sequence ATGGAAAACTCTAGAATTAACAACAATATAGTTTCTATCGTTAGCTTTTTATTTATACTACTATTTGTGTACGCAGCTGTAAATAAATTATTTGAGTTTGAAACTTTTAGGGTGCAGCTAGCACAGTCACCGCTTATAAGTGTTTTTGCGGCATGGGTTTCTATTTTAGTGCCTTTAATAGAGTTACTTATATCGTTGATGCTTTTATTTCCTAAGTCACGTTTTGCAGGACTTTATGCAGCGCTATGCCTGATGACTATGTTTACTGCTTATATTTTTATAGTGCTACATTTCAGCTCCTTTGTGCCATGTTCATGTGGCGGAATCCTAGAAAAGATGTCCTGGAATGTTCACCTTGTTTTTAATTTCTTTTTTATCATTCTCGCTTTAACTGGTCTACGGTTTTATGATGATTATCAAACAAGAATAAATTCAAATATTACAAAGGCATCCAAGTTAAAAAGGGCTGGACTAATAATGTTTTTCAGCATAAGTGTTGTAATTGTTTTGTTCCTAAGCTCAGAAGAGATCATTCACAAAAATAATCCATTTATTCGGCGATACATTAAAAAGACTATTAAAGCGGTTTATAATAAAGATTTAAAATTTAACTCGTATTATTTTGCAGGCGTTAGTGGAAGTAAAATTTATCTGGGGAATTTAACGGATCCTTTTGGAGTACTAAGCATAGACACTCTTCAGAATATGAGTGCAGAACATAGAATTAAATTTATTGATGATGGAGAGCCTTTTCGTAAGATTTTTGCAAAGGTGAAGCCACCCTATTTTTATCTGATAGATGGTACCGTTCCAATTGTTTACAAAGGGAATATCAAAGATTGGAAAGTAACAGGTAAAATAAAAGATATTCCACGTTTCACAGCTGCCGAACCAATAGACAGTGTAAGTCTGTTCTTACGAAATAATACAGGTCCCAATTCAGGCCATCAGTTAGGCATATATAGCGAAAGTTTTAAACCAAATACGAAATACTTTCCTGCACTTTTGCAGAAGCAGATTGACGGTATTTTCGATACAGACGGGATGCTGCTTTATAACAATGATCTCCATGAAATGATATACGTCTATTATTATCGAAACGAGTTTATAATTTCCGATAAGAAAGGAAACTTTAAGAGAAGACATACAATCGATACGATCAGCAGAGCCATGATAAAAGTTTCGGATTTAAAAGAGCATACTGAGCGCCGTTTAAGTTCCCCGCCATTTTTTGTAAATGCACTATCAGCCACTATTAAAAACCTGTTGTTTATACATTCGAAAGTTCCGGGACGCTATGAGGATGATCAGATTTGGAAGAGAGCATCAGTGGTTGATGTATATGATATTAACAAGGGAATTTATCTACTGAGTTTTCCTCTTTTTACAGAAAATAATCAAAAAATAAAAGATATGCGTGCAACTAATACGCATCTATACATTCTCAGCGGTAATAATCTAGATATCTATTCCTTTAGGGGAATCTTGAAAGAACAGCTGAAAGAATAG